Proteins encoded within one genomic window of Misgurnus anguillicaudatus chromosome 18, ASM2758022v2, whole genome shotgun sequence:
- the coa7 gene encoding cytochrome c oxidase assembly factor 7 → MAGLINFEDEKEVKQFLDNLGIEYSYQCYREKDPEGCQRLADYLEGVKKNYDSTAQVLKHNCEVNGHGESCYKLGAYHVTGKGGVTECLKTAYSCFMKACHTKGKKSVDACHNVALLAHDGRAIEGGTDPLLARQYYEKACDGGFAPSCFNLSTLFIQGSQGVDKNMSLALKYALRSCEMGHVWGCSNASRMYKLGDGTTKDEQKAEELKNRARELHGQQKERQLKFGE, encoded by the exons ATGGCCGGGTTAATTAACTTTGAGGACGAGAAAGAGGTCAAGCAGTTTTTGGATAATTTGGGAATAGAGTACAGTTATCAGTGTTACCGGGAGAAAGATCCTGAAG GGTGTCAGAGGTTGGCCGATTACTTGGAAGGTGTGAAAAAGAACTACGATTCCACTGCCCAGGTTCTCAAGCATAACTGCGAGGTCAATGGACATGGAGAGAGCTGCTACAAGCTTGGGGCTTACCATGTCACAGGCAAAG GTGGTGTGACAGAGTGTTTAAAGACAGCATACTCCTGTTTTATGAAGGCATGTCACACCAAAGGAAAGAAGTCAGTGGATGCTTGCCACAATGTAGCTCTGCTCGCCCATGATGGGAGAGCTATAGAGGGAGGCACAGACCCACTGCTGGCCCGTCAGTATTATGAAAAGGCGTGTGACGGTGGCTTCGCACCCAGCTGTTTCAACCTAAGTACCTTATTCATCCAGGGATCTCAAGGAGTGgacaaaaacatgtcattggCTTTAAAGTATGCCCTGCGGTCCTGTGAGATGGGCCATGTTTGGGGTTGCTCCAATGCAAGTCGCATGTACAAACTAGGTGATGGGACAACCAAGGATGAGCAGAAAGCAGAGGAACTTAAGAACAGGGCTAGAGAACTCCACGGACAGCAGAAAGAACGGCAACTGAAATTTGGGGAGTGA